One window of the Yamadazyma tenuis chromosome 6, complete sequence genome contains the following:
- a CDS encoding uncharacterized protein (EggNog:ENOG503NVN6; COG:E), translated as MIKNKNKIFQSHIHLCHFFFPSLYLTPANMAVVQFLKDNFIPRMPKEDGAIEIIDPSSIAALEKQKPQNDDDASVYTRSTTSTAAKENVLHRSLHGRHVQLLGISGTIGSALFVAIGKALAKGGPLNLLLGFIVWSIPILCITLSTAEFVSYMPITSPFVRMAGRCCDEALEIMTAWNFWFLCCAEIPFEVVTVNSIIHFWRDDFSAAIPLAIQMVLYFFINVFGVAIYGETEFWLGLGKIVLALGLIFYTFVTMVGGNPQHDVYGFRYWVDPGVMNEYLTTGSLGRFEGFMACLIQACFMFAGPEYVSSVASETINPRKTLPSAFKQVFYRLSVFLIGGALCVGIVIPYNDPTLLETLGASKPGAGSSPYVISMQNLGISVLPHIVNVLLVSSAFSAGNSYTYCSSRTLYGVALDGYAPKFLTATTKTGIPIYCVLISLCWALLSFLQMGDTASQVLNWITNLITGCQLINFTILCVVYVSFYYGLKAQNIDRDTLPFKGWYQPWLAIIGGISSFTMIFVSAYTVFMPGSWDIQTFLFSFLLLFVDIAIFVGFKIIRRTKWKKSSEIDLVTGLREVELHEQAYYAELERRHKLVDGHVKRNVFNRIITVIFGSEMS; from the coding sequence ATGAtaaaaaataaaaataaaataTTTCAATCTCACATACATCTCTgccattttttttttcctTCTTTATATCTTACACCAGCAAATATGGCAGTTGTACAGTTCCTCAAGGACAATTTCATTCCTCGAATGCCCAAGGAAGACGGAGCAATCGAGATCATAGACCCCAGTTCAATTGCTGCTCTCGAAAAGCAAAAGCCCCAAaacgatgatgatgctTCAGTGTACACCAGGTCCACTACATCAACGGCAGCAAAGGAGAATGTCTTGCACCGTTCTTTGCACGGGCGTCACGTGCAGCTCCTCGGGATTTCAGGTACCATCGGGTCGGCCCTTTTCGTGGCTATAGGAAAAGCCTTGGCCAAGGGTGGGCCATTGAATTTACTACTTGGGTTTATTGTATGGTCGATTCCAATTCTCTGTATCACCCTTTCTACAGCAGAGTTTGTCAGTTATATGCCCATCACCTCCCCTTTCGTAAGAATGGCCGGGAGGTGCTGTGACGAAGCTTTGGAAATTATGACCGCTTGGAATTTTTGGTTCTTGTGCTGTGCAGAGATTCCATTCGAGGTTGTTACCGTCAATTCTATTATACATTTTTGGAGAGATGACTTTTCGGCAGCCATACCTTTGGCAATCCAAATGGTACTTTACTTCTTTATCAACGTGTTTGGAGTGGCTATTTATGGTGAAACTGAGTTCTGGTTGGGATTGGGAAAAATCGTCTTAGCTTTGGGTTTAATCTTCTATACCTTCGTCACCATGGTGGGAGGTAACCCCCAGCATGATGTATACGGGTTCAGATACTGGGTAGACCCTGGTGTGATGAATGAATATTTAACTACTGGTTCATTGGGAAGATTTGAAGGGTTTATGGCGTGTTTGATCCAAGCTTGTTTCATGTTCGCTGGTCCCGAATACGTTTCGAGTGTGGCATCTGAAACCATCAATCCTCGGAAAACCTTACCGTCTGCTTTCAAGCAGGTGTTCTACAGGTTGTCAGTTTTCCTCATTGGTGGAGCTCTTTGCGTGGGGATTGTTATTCCTTATAATGATCCAACTTTGTTGGAGACCTTGGGGGCCAGTAAACCTGGTGCTGGTTCGTCACCGTATGTGATCTCGATGCAGAACTTGGGAATCTCGGTATTACCGCACATAGTCAATGTTTTATTGGTGTCTTCAGCGTTTTCTGCCGGTAATTCGTATACTTATTGTTCGTCCAGAACGCTATACGGAGTGGCTCTTGATGGATATGCacccaagttcttgacaGCTACCACCAAAACAGGAATTCCTATTTACTGtgtgttgatttcgttgtGCTGGGCACTCCTCTCGTTTTTACAAATGGGAGATACAGCATCGCAAGTATTAAATTGGATCACTAATTTAATCACTGGCTGtcaattgatcaatttTACCATTCTATGTGTGGTTTATGTGTCCTTCTACTATGGATTAAAGGCTCAAAACATTGACAGGGACACGTTACCATTCAAAGGTTGGTACCAACCGTGGTTGGCGATCATTGGAGGAATTCTGTCGTTTACGATGATTTTTGTATCCGCTTACACGGTGTTTATGCCAGGATCCTGGGATATTCAGACTTTTTTGTTCAGTTTCTTATTGTTGTTCGTTGATATTGCAATATTTGTGGGGTTCAAAATTATCCGAAGAACAAAATGGAAAAAGAGTAGCGAAATCGATTTGGTGACGGGCCTCCGTGAAGTGGAGTTACACGAGCAAGCGTACTACGCTGAACTTGAGAGGCGTCATAAGTTGGTCGATGGACACGTGAAAAGAAATGTTTTCAATAGAATCATCACGGTTATTTTTGGAAGTGAGATGAGCTAG
- a CDS encoding uncharacterized protein (EggNog:ENOG503P4W7; COG:O) — protein MYVPQLAFLTVWSAWMNQVQPKANDSPQDVYIAKFSDPNKVNGFVQFTGLQNGSISVSFDLHGFPQTGGPFMYHVHQAPVPVDGDCMGTLLHLNPYNGNINNPNANEKEIGDLSGRYGLLAGDSKQTYVDEYLSLNPESLAYIGGRSVTVHLADNSRIACANITQVDASSLF, from the coding sequence ATGTACGTTCCACAATTGGCATTTTTAACTGTTTGGTCGGCTTGGATGAACCAGGTCCAGCCCAAGGCCAACGACTCTCCTCAAGATGTGTACATTGCCAAGTTTTCCGATCCTAATAAAGTCAACGGGTTTGTGCAATTTACAGGTTTACAAAACGGCTCGATTTCGGTCTCATTCGATTTACATGGATTTCCCCAAACTGGAGGCCCATTTATGTACCATGTTCATCAAGCTCCAGTTCCTGTAGATGGTGATTGCATGGGAACTTTACTTCACTTGAATCCCTACAATGGTAACATCAACAATCCAAATGCCAATGAAAAGGAAATTGGAGATTTGAGCGGGAGATATGGTTTATTGGCTGGTGATAGTAAACAGACTTACGTCGATGAATACCTTTCATTGAATCCAGAGTCTTTGGCGTACATTGGAGGAAGGTCTGTGACCGTTCACTTGGCTGATAACTCTCGTATTGCCTGTGCCAACATCACTCAAGTCGATGCTTCGTCGTTGTTCTAG
- the TGL1 gene encoding cholesterol esterase (COG:I; EggNog:ENOG503NUHK; MEROPS:MER0210302) yields the protein MAIPLLGRLSVAEYCILSVSFTLAWLEYIISYITHILPSPVINGFTFTVKKIYNMLNLTISYNSDKRYQYLYEQEQNEIDKATYLRMTRLIECKDISELAAVFGYDIQSHVVRTADDYLLTIHRVMKSPDESPPRNGKVVYLHHGLLMSSEIWLTMLQKHENLPFLLYDLGYDVWLGNNRGNKYCQKHTFLRKPEDFWDFSIDEFAMFDIPNIIEYILDYTLEPSLTYIGFSQGTAQAFASVSINNELNSKIDKIIAISPATTPHGLYSKFLDIVIKASPDIIYLLFSRKILMPSIQFWQKIMYPPLFNTSIDISNYMLFNWKAKNITRIQKLCSYSHLYSTTSVKTVVHWFQIMKNKNFQMYIDNNYYPTTYPLKNITIPIYLIYGDSDSLVDISVMKRQLPSELGASVAVQGHEHLDNLWGVDVNPNVFSHVLRFMDSNIHQNGSVHKE from the coding sequence ATGGCGATACCATTACTAGGAAGACTTTCAGTTGCTGAGTATTGCATTCTTAGTGTGAGCTTCACACTTGCTTGGCTAGAGTATATCATCTCATATATCACTCATATTCTTCCGTCTCCGGTCATTAATGGGTTCACCTTCACGGTTAAGAAGATCTATAACATGCTTAACTTGACCATCCTGTACAACTCAGACAAGAGATACCAGTATTTATACGAACAAGAACAGAATGAAATCGACAAGGCGACATATCTCCGTATGACGCGTCTTATTGAGTGTAAAGATATCAGTGAGTTGGCGGCAGTTTTTGGCTACGATATCCAAAGTCATGTGGTGAGAACTGCCGATGACTACCTTTTAACTATCCACAGGGTCATGAAATCTCCCGATGAATCGCCTCCTCGTAACGGAAAGGTGGTGTACTTGCACCATGGGCTTTTAATGAGCAGTGAAATCTGGTTGACCATGTTGCAAAAGCATGAAAACTTGCCTTTCCTTTTGTACGACTTGGGGTACGATGTGTGGTTGGGAAATAACAGAGGAAACAAGTACTGTCAAAAGCACACGTTTTTGAGAAAACCCGAAGACTTCTGGGACTTTTCTATTGACGAGTTTGCCATGTTCGATATACCCAATATCATCGAGTATATTTTGGATTATACCCTCGAACCCTCGTTAACTTACATTGGATTCAGTCAGGGAACTGCGCAAGCATTTGCCAGTGTGTCAATAAATAACGAGTTGAATTCCAAGATCGATAAAATCATTGCCATTAGTCCGGCCACTACTCCTCATGGATTATACTCCAAGTTTCTTGATATTGTCATCAAAGCATCGCCAGACATCATTTACTTATTATTCTCGCGGAAGATTTTAATGCCCTCAATTCAGTTTTGGCAAAAAATCATGTATCCTCCATTATTCAATACTTCCATCGACATTTCCAACTACATGTTATTCAACTGGAAGGCTAAGAATATTACTAGAATCCAAAAGTTGTGCCTGTACTCTCATTTGTATTCCACTACTTCGGTGAAAACAGTGGTTCACTGGTTTCAAATTatgaaaaacaaaaacttccAAATGTATATTGATAACAATTATTATCCCACCACATAtcctttgaaaaatatCACCATTCCAATCTACTTGATATATGGTGACTCGGATTCTTTGGTTGATATTAGTGTCATGAAACGACAATTACCTTCGGAACTTGGGGCATCTGTGGCAGTTCAAGGACACGAACATCTTGATAATCTCTGGGGCGTCGACGTGAACCCAAATGTGTTTTCTCACGTGTTACGATTTATGGACAGCAATATTCATCAGAATGGCTCTGTTCATAAAGAATAA
- a CDS encoding uncharacterized protein (EggNog:ENOG503PN52; COG:S) — MAQANATLTYLPMDLISRIQGRFPTGPLSGFDPDASKSYDPIWKSLLKFQPPTTSNIESKDNTLPIPAYSQYLTELLNAMVNGIESQRPMFESSIFTLTTSIPTLKQNEYFNSKRYPDNYLSKILIDNFEQIQSCILTYSNLNVSSHLTKFLVNLIYSLQFWEVYHLINYLPNFKSFLVLLDFDIVETYETLIRPPKNYLEKNLYQGFQYPFPYPFYNFSYHTLKDNVEQKYADVHITPYIDIRLRKNPPNRRYKKKTQRLKQQGYTASKYDEKIKQEPAKISETIQIGNQKSSYAANEINESVTQQPEFNRMAPSTEDMQSSPFTATPALNFPYSQQHNFGYQLRPLQPPPVQMNYGQPGVFGVSQGMYLPPVAKAQGLYPYMPFAPMKPNDQIQSQPSSQIPSPLQQEVQPIQPQVPLMATSSAQTKPQISPMQPQSHRETQLQNQPERQQLDHSLDQSEIKSAVPNAQPVPCAPPQSQPEVPIVSPVQTQTTTLPQTSQVVDSGAGDKREVVHTETYDSSSVSHDPPSGHKSPKQAPALRWRQNYVAPQEHVRPEVQEDVHKPLPQGALEDVFQNGSTNVTLKSGSGRNDAGVFQGKFSEIEQSSSATLKQENDIYGSADASGDYDSSDISSDEEPYEKAIRNPDRPIVKYKPRATQVIHQCHLLDPTSYTPCLKIFYGKNELLRHQEFVHATRKKIYKCLYCSRNGSKIQSYPRHDSLARHIRRKHGVTGKENKLAVNYAKENVEIIEDPNRTSQGELLEITTRPLPHPQFLNEDFTLKPNYAGFLSFNTRERLNKKDPKDTESSDYGNEGAVSDSRASTSPDEGNLAANSGTENHTAPPTGKYTYPGGTVPYSYMASQFPYSQQQIPITNQMGSSQQFNPSGGYLNLPQMHKPPVQNSVPNS, encoded by the exons ATGGCCCAGGCCAATGCAACTTTGACTTATCTACCAATGGATCTCATTCTGAGAATCCAAGGAAGGTTTCCTACCGGTCCTTTGTCAGGGTTTGATCCGGATGCTTCGAAACTGTATGATCCAATTTGGAAATCCTTACTTAAGTTCCAACCTCCAACAACCTCAAATATCGAAAGTAAAGATAATACCTTACCAATACCTGCTTATTCTCAATATCTCACTGAGCTATTGAATGCTATGGTGAATGGAATCGAATCCCAGAGACCCATGTTTGAATCAAGTATTTTTACATTGACTACTTCTATTCCTACATTAAAACAAAACGAGTATTTCAATTCAAAGAGATACCCAGATAACTACCTTTCCAAAATCCTTATTGACAACTTTGAGCAGATCCAACTGTGTATACTAACGTATTCCAATTTGAATGTCTCCTCCCACTTGACGAAATTTTTGGTTAACTTGATATactctcttcaattttggGAAGTATACCACTTGATTAACTATTTACCAAACTTCAAGCTGtttttggtattgttgGACTTTGACATTGTGGAAACATACGAAACTTTAATCAGGCCCCCCAAGAActatttggaaaagaacCTTTACCAGGGATTTCAATATCCTTTCCCTTACCCATTTTATAACTTTTCCTATCATACACTCAAGGACaatgttgaacaaaagtATGCTGATGTTCATATCACACCTTATATTGACATTCGCTTACGAAAAAATCCCCCAAATAGGCGGTATAAAAAGAAAACCCAGAGATTGAAACAACAAGGCTATACTGCCTCAAAATATGATGAGAAGATAAAACAGGAACCAGCGAAGATATCTGAGACtattcaaattggaaaccaaaaatCGCTGTACGCTGCAAACGAGATCAATGAATCAGTAACTCAACAACCTGAGTTCAATCGAATGGCACCTAGCACTGAAGATATGCAGTCATCTCCATTCACCGCAACCCCAGCTTTGAATTTCCCATACTCTCAACAGCATAATTTCGGTTATCAACTTAGACCGTTACAACCTCCACCAGTGCAGATGAACTACGGCCAGCCTGGGGTATTCGGTGTATCTCAAGGAATGTACCTTCCACCCGTGGCCAAAGCCCAAGGTTTATATCCTTATATGCCGTTTGCTCCGATGAAGCCCAAtgatcaaattcaatcACAACCTTCTTCACAGATTCCTTCACCATTACAGCAAGAAGTCCAACCAATACAACCACAGGTTCCTTTAATGGCCACTTCATCAGCACAGACCAAACCTCAAATACTGCCTATGCAACCTCAGTCTCATCGTGAAACccagttgcaaaatcaaccagAAAGGCAACAACTTGACCACCTGTTAGACCAGTCTGAAATAAAGCTGGCTGTGCCAAATGCCCAGCCAGTACCGTGTGCACCTCCTCAATCTCAACCGGAAGTTCCCATTGTGTCTCCTGTGCAAACCCAAACTACTACTCTACCTCAAACTTCTCAAGTCGTGGATTCTGGTGCAGGAGATAAGAGAGAGGTAGTCCACACTGAAACATATGACTCAAGCTCAGTGTCACATGACCCACCTTCTGGTCACAAATCTCCTAAACAGGCTCCAGCTCTACGGTGGAGACAAAACTATGTTGCTCCACAGGAGCACGTTCGTccagaagttcaagaagatgtCCATAAGCCTCTTCCACAAGGTGCTTTGGAGGACGTATTTCAAAACGGATCGACTAATGTTACACTTAAGTCTGGCTCTGGAAGAAATGATGCTGGAGTTTTCCAGGGAAAGTTCCTGgaaattgaacaaagttCACTGGCTACACTTAAACAGGAAAACGATATTTATGGATCTGCCGATGCTTCTGGTGACTACGATTCTAGTGACATTTCAAGTGATGAAGAGCCATATGAAAAGGCCATACGTAATCCAGACCGTCCTATTGTCAAGTACAAACCTCGTGCTACACAAGTTATTCACCAATGTCATTTACTTGATCCCACATCATATACCCCTTGTCTTAAGATCTTTTATGGTAAAAACGAGTTGTTGCGTCACCAAGAATTTGTACATGCTACCAGAAAGAAGATTTACAAATGTCTTTATTGCCTGAGGAACGGCAGCAAGATCCAGAGTTATCCAAGACATGATTCTTTGGCTCGTCATATTCGTCGAAAGCATGGGGTCACAGGTAAAGAGAATAAACTTGCGGTCAATTATGCCAAAGAAAACGTTGAAATCATCGAAGATCCTAACAGGACTAGTCAAGGAGAGCTTTTGGAAATAACCACTCGACCTTTACCACACCCACAGTTTTTGAATGAAGACTTCACCTTGAAACCTAATTATGCTGGATTCTTACTGTTTAACACTCGAGAAAGGCTCAACAAAAAAGACCCAAAAGATACTGAAAGTCTGGACTACGGAAACGAAGGTGCCGTATCTGACTCCAGAGCCTCCACATCTCCTGATGAAGGCAATTTGGCCGCCAATAGTGGCACGGAAAATCATACCGCTCCACCAACCGGCAAATACACATACCCTGGTGGAACAGTGCCTTATAGCTATATGGCGAGCCAGTTCCCGTATCTGCAACAACAGATTCCTATTACCAACCAAATGGGATCATCGCAGCAATTTAACCCTCTGGGAGGGTATTTGAACCTTCCACAAATGCACAAGCCACCGGTGCAGAATTCAGTTC CAAACAGCTAA
- a CDS encoding uncharacterized protein (COG:S; EggNog:ENOG503PN5C) yields the protein MASMLSTSVATTQNISHTPTASQIASSYDNQNPFHEHLQNVADNVSNSNDKTTKSPVPFLDRLVEDGDIDKSQIIQLLVLGQPKNITQYSEHIYKLLSILYEYEHITGDEYEKLNGKAINLFDGLPMYQNLNNPLASKLYLIVEKNFDMLIKISVDAHNLNLSTRAVRFLTEVISSLNYWEIYNLLTWKPAIYHFLCIIQFNMNECYLRFIKDYSSYNFRQQYVSFNRDNVGKRSRRITDGLDDEDEDEDEDEDMYDDNTSTNEDNENYSSGSNTPLDGKHMMIQHSGLNSQLLNADGEPVDMDGDTFINSDLKSLAPKDRKRITIEPKLARKIIKRANTRISTKSSNYDPDVVHECQLPSADEHGKMCLRRFSRKYELIRHQETVHSKKKKLFKCFVCVKQNPSIGPRIFTRHDTLAKHIRVNHKISGKEAKAEVAFSKKHAEVVEEGDITVHVGRRKTKVDFELRAHMEKKRINKDGEYYEADYSMDGDMDDSHDGNLIVVDQEDDMDDDVMDETETHEMLTPNRSDSPPKDYTPASSFANTSQPENSTASTLPPILQNPNTDTNPILNTNPNVNTNSHVTIIPDTNTNGVINTYTNVNINDNQKAITNLNSLAFDAVTTSSVPVPGVHNFPQEPYKVPQYYQRPHPELFAPPTKATPVQTQAYPPVSPSQDTPRGD from the coding sequence ATGGCTTCTATGTTGAGTACGTCTGTGGCTACCACGCAGAATATATCACATACTCCAACTGCGTCTCAAATTGCTAGTCTGTATGATAATCAGAACCCCTTTCATGAGCACCTCCAAAATGTTGCTGATAATGTTTCAAATTCCAACGATAAAACAACAAAATCCCCAGTTCCATTCCTTGATAGGTTGGTGGAAGATGGAGATATCGACAAGTCTCAAATTATCCAATTATTGGTATTAGGACAGCCTAAAAATATCACCCAGTACAGTGAACACATTTACAAGCTATTGAGTATACTATATGAGTATGAACATATAACTGGTGATGAATATGAGAAATTGAATGGAAAGGCCATCAATCTTTTTGACGGGTTACCGATGTAtcaaaacttgaacaatcCCTTGGCGTCCAAATTGTACTTGATTGTGGAGAAGAACTTTGATATGTTAATTAAAATCTCCGTCGACGCCCACAATCTTAACTTGTCGACCAGGGCCGTTCGATTTCTCACCGAAGTGATTCTGTCGTTGAATTATTGGGAAATCTATAATTTGCTAACTTGGAAACCGGCAATTTATCACTTTTTGTGCATCATTCAATTCAACATGAATGAATGTTACTTACGGTTCATCAAGGACTATTCCAGCTATAACTTCCGACAGCAATACGTTAGTTTCAACAGAGATAATGTTGGAAAAAGATCAAGACGGATCACAGATGGTCtagatgacgaagatgaagacgaagacgaGGATGAAGACATGTACGATGATAATACGTCTACcaatgaagataatgaaAACTACTCATCCGGTTCCAATACTCCTCTTGATGGCAAACATATGATGATACAACATTCAGGCTTAAATAGTCAACTATTGAATGCTGATGGTGAACCTGTTGACATGGATGGGGACACATTTATCAACAGTGACTTAAAATCATTGGCTCCAAAAGACAGAAAGAGGATAACAATTGAACCCAAACTTGCTCGTAAGATTATTAAGAGAGCAAATACTAGGATTTCAACCAAGTCCTCTAATTATGATCCAGATGTGGTTCATGAATGTCAATTACCTTCTGCTGACGAACATGGTAAAATGTGTTTAAGAAGGTTTTCCAGAAAGTATGAATTGATACGTCACCAGGAAACAGTCCattcgaagaagaagaagcttttcaagtgttttgtttgtgtgAAACAGAACCCTAGTATTGGGCCAAGAATATTCACCAGACATGATACTTTGGCAAAACATATAAGGGTCAATCATAAGATTTCTGGAAAGGAGGCCAAAGCTGAAGTGGCCTTCTCTAAGAAGCACGCAGAAGTGGTCGAGGAGGGGGATATCACCGTTCATGTGGGACGGAGAAAGACTAAGGTGGACTTTGAGTTAAGAGCACatatggagaagaagaggattAACAAGGATGGCGAGTACTATGAGGCTGACTACTCAATGGATGGTGACATGGATGACTCACATGATGGCAACCTCATTGTGGTGGACCAAGAGGATGATATGGACGACGATGTGATGGATGAGACTGAAACTCACGAAATGTTAACCCCAAATAGGTCTGACAGTCCACCTAAAGACTATACACCGGCTTCAAGTTTTGCAAATACCTCACAACCGGAGAATTCTACGGCCTCTACTTTACCCCCTATACTCCAGAACCCCAACACGGACACCAATCCCATCCTCAACACGAACCCAAAtgtcaacaccaactctCACGTCACTATCATCCCTGATACCAACACCAATGGTGTAATCAACACGTACACCAATGTTAACATTAATGATAACCAAAAAGCTATCACTAATCTTAACTCGTTAGCATTTGACGCAGTAACAACATCATCTGTTCCTGTCCCTGGAGTCCATAACTTCCCACAGGAACCTTATAAGGTTCCCCAGTATTACCAACGTCCACACCCAGAATTGTTTGCTCCCCCAACAAAGGCCACACCTGTTCAGACTCAAGCATATCCCCCTGTCTCTCCATCGCAAGATACCCCACGAGGTGACTAG
- the NPL6 gene encoding chromatin structure-remodeling complex subunit RSC7 (EggNog:ENOG503NVPY; COG:S), translating to MPTKRSTRSNISSPTASPQSRRRTAARKADLSGLDLDPEPADDDEYSEPGQDEDPDDSILNDEEDVKPAKRKRDISSVKSKDSDDDDDDEEDDEEDDKEEEDDEKEEYARDNDEEENQEGQPKPKVGPKIKIKKPAPKKRGRKRTKLTLAEDGVYYDEEGNLLRVTNDEIVVDDEDPKAIEKIDIDGNLLGGRRFINKTFTVLGQGDRKYMISTEPARLVGFRDSYLLFKTHTRLFKKVCTNEEKMDLIDRNIIPNSYKGRSVNLVTARSIYREFGAKILDNGRKVLDDFWEQQARDNGDVEGEYADPTELYNYNMSKSAGYDATSTNQPSQLSGAALVSYQSDPTWMYQIAMQTRELNARFLEGRSEAFSGFKDTYTGHTFVPSGTQPSKYKISKIGESETLTFDTKFSNSNIRQKFTALSSIPKSVIDTIKDETVKAAILEQIRYENSL from the coding sequence ATGCCAACAAAGCGTAGCACTAGAAGCAAtatttcttcaccaacgGCGTCTCCTCagagcagaagaagaactgCTGCGAGGAAAGCAGATCTTTCTGGTTTGGATTTAGATCCCGAACCtgctgatgatgacgaGTACAGTGAACCAGGACAGGATGAAGACCCTGATGATTCTATACTaaacgatgaagaagatgttaAGCCTGCCAAACGGAAAAGAGATATTCTGAGTGTCAAATCTAAAGATTCtgacgacgacgatgacgacgaggaagatgacgaggaagatgacaaagaggaagaagatgatgaaaaagaagagtaTGCGAGAGAcaacgatgaagaagaaaatcaGGAAGGACAACCCAAGCCCAAAGTAGGACCAAAGATTAAGATCAAGAAACCGGCTCCCAAGaaaagaggaagaaagagaaccaAGTTAACGTTGGCAGAAGATGGAGTTTACTACGATGAAGAGGGCAACTTGTTACGCGTTACCAATGACGAAATCGTGGTAGATGATGAAGATCCCAAGGCAATCGAAAAGATCGATATCGATGGTAACTTACTTGGAGGAAGAAGGTTCATAAATAAAACATTCACAGTTTTGGGTCAAGGCGACAGGAAATATATGATCTCTACAGAACCTGCTAGATTGGTTGGGTTCAGAGATTCAtacttgttgttcaaaacCCACACCAGATTGTTTAAAAAGGTTTGTACCAACGAAGAGAAGATGGACTTGATTGACAGGAATATCATTCCAAACTCCTATAAAGGTCGGTCTGTAAATTTGGTGACTGCAAGGTCAATCTATAGAGAATTTGGagccaagatcttggataATGGTAGAAAGGtgcttgatgatttctgGGAACAGCAAGCAAGAGACAATGGTGATGTGGAAGGTGAATATGCTGATCCTACCGAACTTTATAACTACAACATGAGTAAAAGTGCTGGTTATGATGCAACCTCTACCAACCAACCACTGCAATTATCTGGTGCCGCTTTGGTCAGTTATCAATCAGATCCCACCTGGATGTATCAAATTGCCATGCAAACTCGTGAATTGAATGCTCGTTTTTTGGAAGGGAGAAGTGAAGCTTTCAGCGGATTCAAAGACACCTACACGGGACATACTTTTGTTCCTTCTGGGACCCAGCCTTCGAAGTATAAGATTAGCAAAATTGGAGAATCTGAAACTCTCACCTTCGATACcaaattttcaaactccaaTATAAGACAGAAGTTCACTGCATTGAGTTCAATTCCTAAACTGGTAATTGATACTATCAAAGATGAAACTGTTAAAGCCGCTATATTGGAGCAAATTAGATACGAAAACTCTTTGTAA